One window of the Benincasa hispida cultivar B227 chromosome 3, ASM972705v1, whole genome shotgun sequence genome contains the following:
- the LOC120073726 gene encoding calcium-dependent protein kinase 32-like, giving the protein MGNCCVAPPRNPEDQNKGKRKKKPNPFSIDYGGINHFAGGNGGSHKLTVLTNPTGCEIGVQYELGRELGRGEFGITHLCTDKVTGEKFACKSISKKKLRTAVDIEDVRREVQIMRHLPKHLNIVSLKDTFEDDNAVHLVMELCEGGELFDRIVARGHYTERAAAVVTKTIVEVVQMCHKHGVMHRDLKPENFLFGNKKENAPLKAIDFGLSVFFKPGERFNEIVGSPYYMAPEVLKRNYGPEVDVWSAGVILYILLCGVPPFWAETEQGVAQAIIRSVIDFKRDPWPKVSDNAKDLVRKMLDPDPKRRLTAQGVLDHPWLQNVKKAPNVSLGETVRARLKQFSVMNKLKKRALRVIAEHLSVEEVAGIKEGFDKMDTNNKGKINIDELRVGLHKLGHQIADADLQVLMEAGDVDKDGYLDCGEFVAISVHLRRMGDDEEHLRKAFDFFDQNLSGYIEIEELRHTLADEIDENSEEVINAIINDVDTDKDGRISYDEFAAMMKAGTDWRKASRQYSRERFNSLSLNLMRDGSLQLKQ; this is encoded by the exons ATGGGGAATTGCTGCGTTGCCCCACCTCGGAACCCCGAGGATCAGAACAaaggaaagaggaagaagaagccgAATCCCTTTTCAATTGATTACGGCGGTATTAATCACTTCGCCGGCGGCAACGGCGGCAGCCATAAGCTAACCGTCTTGACCAACCCTACCGGCTGTGAAATCGGGGTTCAATACGAATTGGGTCGGGAGCTTGGCCGAGGGGAGTTCGGAATTACGCATCTATGCACCGATAAGGTCACCGGGGAGAAATTCGCTTGTAAATCGATTTCCAAGAAGAAGCTGAGAACCGCTGTGGATATTGAGGATGTTAGGCGGGAGGTTCAGATTATGAGGCATTTGCCTAAGCATCTGAATATTGTGAGTTTGAAGGATACGTTTGAAGATGATAACGCTGTTCATTTGGTTATGGAGCTTTGTGAGGGCGGTGAGTTATTTGATCGGATTGTGGCTCGAGGTCACTATACAGAACGTGCTGCTGCTGTTGTCACAAAGACCATTGTTGAAGTTGTTCAG ATGTGTCACAAGCACGGCGTCATGCATCGGGATCTTAAACCGGAGAACTTTTTGTTCggaaacaaaaaggaaaatgcACCACTGAAGGCAATTGATTTTGGACTCTCAGTGTTCTTTAAACCTG GTGAAAGATTCAATGAGATTGTTGGAAGTCCGTATTACATGGCTCCCGAGGTTCTAAAACGAAATTATGGCCCAGAAGTAGATGTTTGGAGTGCTGGAGTTATACTCTACATTTTACTTTGTGGTGTCCCACCATTCTGGGCTG AAACCGAACAAGGAGTTGCACAAGCAATCATACGATCAGTTATAGATTTCAAGAGAGACCCTTGGCCTAAAGTTTCAGATAATGCAAAAGACCTTGTGAGAAAGATGCTCGATCCTGATCCAAAGCGGCGGCTGACTGCGCAAGGAGTGCTTG ATCATCCATGGTTACAAAATGTGAAGAAAGCTCCTAATGTCTCCTTGGGAGAAACAGTGAGAGCAAGACTTAAGCAGTTCTCTGTAATGAACAAGCTGAAGAAAAGAGCTCTAAGG GTAATTGCTGAGCACTTGTCAGTTGAGGAAGTTGCCGGTATAAAAGAGGGATTCGATAAGATGGATACCAACAATAAAGGAAAAATTAACATAGATGAGTTACGAGTAGGTTTACATAAGTTAGGCCACCAAATTGCGGATGCAGATCTCCAAGTTTTGATGGAAGCT GGCGATGTAGACAAGGATGGATATCTAGACTGTGGAGAATTTGTTGCTATTTCTGTTCACCTTAGAAGAATGGGTGACGACGAAGAGCACCTAAGAAAAGCCTTCGATTTCTTTGATCAAAACCTGAGTGGTTATATAGAAATTGAAGAACTACGACATACCTTAGCCGATGAAATTGATGAAAATAGTGAGGAAGTGATTAACGCCATTATTAACGATGTTGACACGGATAAG GACGGTCGAATAAGCTACGATGAATTTGCTGCAATGATGAAGGCAGGCACAGATTGGAGGAAAGCATCGAGACAGTATTCTCGAGAGCGGTTCAATAGCTTGAGTCTGAACTTGATGAGAGATGGATCATTGCAGTTAAAACAATGA